One genomic region from Spirosoma sp. KCTC 42546 encodes:
- a CDS encoding LysR family transcriptional regulator yields MEIRHLQMVKEVASSGNLTKAADRLFLTQSALSHQLKELESYFDTQLFIRDKKQMLLTPAGEVVLQAAEKILQEVIETRAKVRCLTDKEAGEVRLCTQCYTSYHWLAGFLREFQAIYPKVDIKVELEAATQAADHHLLANKIDVAITEGDENPKFSYTPLFQDEFVAIVAPDHAWVGRSWVEIDEFASQNYIMYNVPDEESSNFLMLFKNRRPLKVYKITLTEAILEMVKAGLGVAVLPNWVVRPYLQSGQLSAVRITKQRVLRTWYAATLKTKQLPPYTTAFIEQLASYMAELDGYACTV; encoded by the coding sequence ATGGAAATCAGGCACCTTCAGATGGTAAAAGAAGTAGCCAGCAGCGGCAATTTGACCAAAGCTGCAGATCGGTTATTTCTGACCCAATCCGCACTGAGTCATCAGTTGAAGGAACTGGAAAGCTATTTCGACACGCAGCTGTTCATCCGCGACAAAAAGCAGATGCTACTAACGCCAGCGGGCGAAGTGGTTCTACAGGCGGCTGAGAAGATTTTGCAGGAAGTAATCGAAACGCGGGCGAAAGTCCGCTGCCTGACCGATAAGGAAGCCGGAGAGGTCCGCCTTTGTACACAATGCTATACCTCCTACCACTGGCTGGCGGGTTTTCTGCGGGAGTTTCAGGCTATATATCCAAAAGTGGATATCAAGGTAGAATTGGAAGCCGCTACCCAGGCCGCCGATCATCATCTGTTGGCCAACAAGATCGACGTCGCTATTACGGAAGGAGATGAAAATCCGAAGTTCAGTTATACTCCGCTGTTTCAGGATGAGTTTGTGGCTATCGTTGCCCCCGATCATGCCTGGGTGGGGCGTAGCTGGGTAGAAATTGATGAGTTTGCCAGCCAGAATTACATCATGTACAATGTTCCGGACGAGGAAAGCTCGAACTTCTTGATGCTTTTCAAGAACCGACGCCCCCTGAAAGTCTATAAAATTACGCTGACAGAAGCCATTCTGGAGATGGTAAAGGCGGGCTTGGGCGTTGCGGTACTGCCGAATTGGGTGGTACGCCCCTACCTGCAATCGGGCCAGCTTTCGGCCGTTCGGATAACGAAGCAACGGGTACTGCGGACGTGGTATGCAGCTACCTTAAAGACGAAACAACTCCCTCCGTATACAACTGCTTTCATCGAGCAACTGGCCTCGTATATGGCTGAATTAGACGGCTATGCCTGTACTGTTTAA
- a CDS encoding cupin domain-containing protein, which translates to MDTTETKNAIFPKGEHVPAAYFTGTAWLNMLVPHNPTFNTTVGNVVFEPGCRNNWHSHKGGQILICTDGEGYYQEKGKPIQLLRKGDVVQILPNLIHWHGATPTSEFTHIAIGPNAQMGAADWLEPVTDDEYNSYQP; encoded by the coding sequence AAAAACGCCATTTTTCCAAAAGGCGAACACGTGCCGGCCGCCTACTTTACGGGAACCGCCTGGCTAAACATGCTGGTTCCCCATAATCCAACGTTCAATACCACCGTAGGTAACGTTGTTTTTGAGCCGGGTTGCCGAAACAACTGGCACAGCCATAAAGGTGGTCAAATCCTGATCTGTACCGATGGGGAAGGCTATTATCAGGAAAAAGGCAAGCCTATTCAGTTGCTCCGTAAAGGCGATGTCGTGCAAATTCTGCCGAATCTGATCCACTGGCATGGGGCCACACCAACCAGTGAGTTTACACATATTGCTATCGGGCCCAATGCACAAATGGGGGCGGCCGACTGGCTGGAGCCGGTGACGGACGATGAATACAACAGCTATCAACCCTAA
- a CDS encoding NAD(P)-dependent alcohol dehydrogenase, whose amino-acid sequence MIAAKGYAAQTKETPLAPWNFDRREVGPHDVQFDIAYCGVCHSDLHQIRDEWGGSIFPMVPGHEIVGRVVGVGNQVTKFKVGDLAGTGCMVDSCRVCDNCQNDLEQYCTNGNTLTYNSLEQDHKTPTYGGYSNTIVVNEDFVLHIAETLDLAATAPLLCAGITTYSPLRHWKVGKGHKLAVLGLGGLGHMGIKFGVAFGAEVTVLSTSPKKEADARKLGAHNFIVTSDPAQLESATGYFDFILDTVSAEHDYNLYLNLLKTDGVHICVGAPPTPSSLLAFSLIPGRKSIAGSSIGGIAETQEMLDFCAENNIVSDIEVIAINNIHPAYERMLKGDVRYRFVIDMATL is encoded by the coding sequence ATGATTGCAGCAAAAGGCTATGCAGCTCAAACCAAAGAGACGCCACTGGCACCCTGGAATTTTGACCGACGCGAGGTTGGCCCACACGATGTTCAATTCGATATTGCATATTGTGGCGTCTGCCATTCCGACCTTCACCAGATACGGGATGAATGGGGCGGCAGCATTTTTCCGATGGTTCCGGGTCACGAGATCGTGGGCCGGGTTGTCGGGGTCGGTAACCAGGTGACTAAATTTAAGGTTGGTGATCTGGCGGGTACCGGCTGTATGGTCGATTCATGCCGCGTTTGCGACAATTGCCAGAACGACCTGGAGCAGTATTGTACCAACGGCAATACGCTCACCTACAACAGTCTGGAACAAGATCATAAAACGCCTACCTATGGCGGCTATTCCAACACCATTGTGGTGAATGAGGATTTTGTGTTGCACATTGCTGAAACGCTGGATCTGGCAGCCACCGCCCCATTGCTTTGTGCGGGTATTACGACCTACTCGCCCCTTCGGCACTGGAAAGTAGGCAAAGGACATAAACTGGCCGTTCTGGGCCTGGGTGGCCTTGGGCACATGGGTATAAAATTCGGGGTGGCGTTCGGCGCGGAGGTGACCGTTCTGAGTACATCGCCCAAAAAAGAAGCCGATGCCAGGAAACTGGGCGCACACAATTTTATTGTTACGAGCGATCCGGCTCAGCTTGAATCTGCGACCGGATATTTTGATTTTATTCTGGATACGGTTTCCGCCGAGCACGATTACAATCTGTACCTAAATCTCTTAAAAACAGACGGTGTACACATATGCGTAGGCGCTCCACCAACCCCTTCTTCACTTTTGGCCTTTAGCCTGATTCCGGGCCGAAAAAGCATTGCCGGGTCGAGTATTGGGGGCATTGCAGAAACGCAGGAAATGCTTGATTTCTGTGCTGAAAATAACATAGTTTCCGACATTGAGGTGATTGCCATCAATAACATCCACCCAGCTTATGAGCGTATGCTGAAAGGCGATGTAAGGTATCGGTTTGTCATTGACATGGCAACACTATAG
- a CDS encoding cupin domain-containing protein, which translates to MNQPENKQPTVPEGAVQAPSDYFTGIAWVKMLVGSNDLTDCTVSDVTFEPGARNNWHTHPNGQILVVTEGTGYYQEQGKPIQLLRVGEAVNIAPDVVHWHGATPDSRFTHLAINPNVSKGGAVSWLQPVTDEEYNHF; encoded by the coding sequence ATGAATCAGCCCGAAAATAAACAACCGACGGTACCCGAAGGAGCGGTGCAAGCCCCTTCCGATTACTTTACTGGGATTGCCTGGGTGAAAATGCTTGTGGGATCTAATGATTTGACGGATTGTACAGTAAGCGATGTAACCTTTGAGCCGGGGGCCAGAAATAACTGGCATACGCATCCCAACGGACAAATTTTAGTGGTTACCGAGGGGACAGGCTATTATCAGGAACAGGGCAAGCCCATTCAACTCCTACGGGTAGGAGAGGCTGTAAACATTGCCCCTGATGTGGTGCATTGGCATGGTGCCACCCCAGATAGCCGGTTTACTCACCTGGCGATCAATCCGAATGTGAGCAAGGGAGGTGCCGTTAGTTGGTTACAACCCGTCACAGACGAAGAATACAACCACTTTTAG